The Cervus canadensis isolate Bull #8, Minnesota chromosome 29, ASM1932006v1, whole genome shotgun sequence genome includes a window with the following:
- the EML3 gene encoding echinoderm microtubule-associated protein-like 3 isoform X2, translated as MDGAGGPGEGPAQEALQSLSRRLQVQEKEMELVKAALAEALRLLRLQAPPTSLQDPGTLGPPRDSPAAPPGLPPTCSPSLVSRGTQTEAEVEVEPSPGPPGLSNGPPAPPGGSEEPSGTQSEGGGSSSSGTGSPGPPGILRLAQPPQRTDTPRRNSSSSSPSERPRQKLSRKAASSANLLLRSGSTESRGGKDPLSSPGGPGSRRSNYNLEGISVKMFLRGRPITMYIPSGIRSLEELPSGPPPETLSLDWVYGYRGRDSRSNLFVLRSGEVVYFIACVVVLYRPGGGPGGPGGGGQRHYRGHTDCVRCLAVHPDGVRVASGQTAGVDKDGKPLQPVVHVWDSETLLKLQEIGLGAFERGVGALAFSVADQGAFLCVVDDSNEHMLSVWDCSRGTKLAEIKSTNDSVLAVGFNPRDSSSIVTSGKSHVHFWNWNGGTGIPGNGTLTRKQGVFGKYKKPKFIPCFVFLPDGDILTGDSEGNILTWGRSLSDSRTPGRGGAKETYGIVAQAHAHEGSIFALCLRRDGTVLSGGGRDRRLVQWGPGLVALQEAEIPEHFGAVRAIAEGPGSELLVGTTKNALLRGDLAQGFSPVIQGHTDELWGLCTHPFQNRFLTCGHDRQLCLWDGEGHALAWSIDLKETGLCADFHPSGAVVAVGLNTGRWLVLDTETREIVSDITDGNEQLSVVRYSPDGLYLAIGSHDNMIYIYSVSSDGAKSSRFGRCVGHSSFITHLDWSKDGNFIMSNSGDYEILYWDVAGGCKLLRNRYESRDREWATYTCVLGFHVYGVWPDGSDGTDINSLCRSHNERVVAVADDFCKVHLFQYPCARAKAPSLVYGGHGSHVTSVRFTHDDSHLISLGGKDASIFQWRVLGAGGTGPVPTTPSRTPSLSPASSLDV; from the exons ATGGACGGGGCCGGGGGGCCCG GTGAGGGCCCGGCTCAGGAGGCCCTGCAGTCCTTGAGCCGGCGGCTTCAGgtgcaggagaaggagatggagcTGGTGAAGGCAGCCTTGGCAGAAGCTCTTCGCCTGCTGAGGCTGCAGGCGCCCCCCACCTCTTTGCAGGACCCTGGCACCCTGGGCCCTCCGAGGGACAG CCCCGCAGCCCCCCCAGGACTGCCACCCACATGCAGCCCCTCCTTGGTGAGCCGAGGCACCCAGACGGAAGCAGAGGTGGAGGTGGAACCATCGCCTGGCCCCCCCGGGCTGAGCAACGGACCCCCAGCTCCTCCAGGGGGCAGTGAAGAACCTAGTGGGACCCAGTCTGAAGGagggggcagcagcagcagtggcacgGGCTCCCCTGGCCCCCCGGGGATCCTCAGGCTGGCTCAGCCCCCGCAGCGCACTGACAC GCCCCGGAGAAATTCTTCCTCCTCATCCCCCTCAGAACGGCCTCGCCAGAAACTCTCCCGGAAGGCAGCTTCCTCGGCCAACCTGTTATTGCGGTCAGGGAGCACAGAGAG CCGTGGGGGAAAAGACCCCCTCTCCAGCCCGGGAGGTCCTGGCTCTCGGAGGAGCAATTACAATTTAG AAGGCATCTCAGTGAAGATGTTCCTCCGAGGCCGCCCCATTACCATGTACATCCCGTCTGGCATCCGCAGCCTGGAGGAGCTGCCCAGCGGCCCACCCCCGGAGACCCTCAGCCTTGACTGGGT GTATGGGTACCGGGGTCGTGACTCGCGCTCTAATCTGTTCGTGCTGCGCTCTGGGGAGGTGGTCTACTTTATCGCCTGTGTGGTGGTGCTGTACCGGCCCGGGGGAGGCCCCGGGGGCCCTGGAGGTGGCGGCCAGAGACATTACCGGGGGCACACGGACTGCGTTCGATG CCTGGCTGTTCACCCTGATGGTGTGCGTGTAGCCTCAGGACAGACAGCCGGCGTGGATAAAGATGGAAAG ccCCTGCAGCCTGTGGTTCACGTCTGGGACTCCGAGACGCTGCTGAAGCTGCAGGAGATCGGACTGGGGGCCTTTGAGCGGGGTGTGGGGGCCCTGGCCTTTTCAGTTGCG GATCAGGGCGCTTTCCTCTGTGTGGTGGATGATTCCAACGAGCACATGCTGTCGGTGTGGGACTGCAGCCGGGGCACGAAGCTGGCTGAGATCAAG AGTACAAATGACTCAGTCCTCGCCGTTGGCTTCAACCCTCGTGACAGCAGCAGCATCGTCACCAGTGGGAAATCCCACGTCCACTTCTGGAACTGGAATGGTGGAACAGGGATTCCTGGGAATGGGACCCTCACCAGGAAACAGGGTGTCTTTGGG AAATACAAGAAGCCCAAGTTTATCCCCTGCTTCGTGTTCCTCCCGGATGGAGACATTCTCACTGGGGACTCAGAGGGGAACATCCTCACCTGGGGGCGGAGCCTCTCGGATTCCAGGACCCCAGGCAGGGGCGGGGCCAAAG AGACCTATGGGATTGTGGCCCAGGCCCACGCTCATGAAGGTTCCATCTTCGCCCTGTGTCTCCGGCGAGACGGGACTGTGCTGAGTGGTGGTGGGCGGGACCGCCGGCTGGTCCAGTGGGGGCCCGGGTTGGTGGCCCTTCAGGAGGCGGAG ATTCCTGAACACTTTGGGGCTGTGCGGGCCATTGCAGAGGGGCCTGGCTCTGAGCTGCTGGTGGGCACCACGAAGAATGCGTTGCTGCGGGGAGATCTGGcccagggcttctcccctgtaaTCCAG GGTCACACGGATGAGCTCTGGGGGCTCTGCACACATCCTTTCCAGAACCGTTTCCTCACCTGTGGCCATGACCGGCAGCTCTGCCTCTGGGACGGGGAGGGCCATGCGCTGGCCTGGAGCATCGACCTCAAG gaGACTGGTCTCTGTGCTGACTTCCACCCCAGTGGGGCAGTTGTGGCTGTAGGACTGAACacagggag GTGGCTGGTTTTGGACACAGAGACCAGAGAGATCGTGTCTGACATCACCGATGGCAATGAGCAGCTCTCAGTGGTTCGGTACAGCCCAG ATGGGTTGTACCTGGCCATCGGTTCCCATGACAACATGATCTACATCTATAGCGTTTCCAGTGATGGTGCCAAGTCCAGCCGTTTTGGCCGCTGTGTG GGTCACTCCAGCTTCATCACTCACCTTGACTGGTCCAAGGATGGGAACTTCATCATGTCCAATTCTGGGGACTATGAGATCCTTTACT GGGACGTGGCTGGAGGCTGTAAGCTGCTGAGGAATCGCTATGAGAGCCGAGACCGGGAGTGGGCCACCTACACCTGCGTGCTGGGCTTCCATGTCTACG GCGTGTGGCCAGATGGCTCGGATGGAACCGACATCAACTCCCTGTGCCGCTCCCACAACGAGCGCGTCGTGGCCGTTGCCGATGACTTCTGCAAAGTGCACCTCTTCCAGTACCCGTGCGCGCGCGCCAAG GCGCCGAGCCTTGTGTACGGTGGTCACGGCAGCCACGTGACCAGCGTCCGGTTCACGCACGACGATTCGCACCTCATCTCGCTGGGCGGCAAGGACGCCAGCATCTTCCAGTGGCGAGTGTTGGGCGCTGGGGGCACGGGGCCGGTGCCCACCACGCCCTCTCGAaccccctccctgtcccctgccTCCTCTCTTGACGTCTGA
- the MTA2 gene encoding metastasis-associated protein MTA2 produces the protein MAANMYRVGDYVYFENSSSNPYLVRRIEELNKTANGNVEAKVVCLFRRRDISSSLNSLADSNAREFEEESKQPGVSEQQRHQLKHRELFLSRQFESLPATHIRGKCSVTLLNETDILSQYLEKEDCFFYSLVFDPMQKTLLADQGEIRVGCKYQAEIPDRLAEGESDNRNQQKMEMKVWDPDNPLTDRQIDQFLVVARAVGTFARALDCSSSIRQPSLHMSAAAASRDITLFHAMDTLQRNGYDLAKAMSTLVPQGGPVLCRDEMEEWSASEAMLFEEALEKYGKDFNDIRQDFLPWKSLASIVQFYYMWKTTDRYIQQKRLKAAEADSKLKQVYIPTYTKPNPNQIISVGSKPGMNGAGFQKGLTCESCHTTQSAQWYAWGPPNMQCRLCASCWIYWKKYGGLKTPTQLEGAARGTTEPHSRGHLSRPEAQSLSPYTTSANRAKLLAKNRQTFLLQTTKLTRLARRMCRDLLQPRRAARRPYAPINANAIKAECSIRLPKAAKTPLKIHPLVRLPLATIVKDLVAQAPLKPKTPRGTKTPINRNQLTQNRGLGGIMVKRAYETMAGVPFSANGRPLASGIRSSSQPAAKRQKLNPADAPNPVVFVATKDTRALRKALTHLEMRRAARRPNLPLKVKPPLMAVRPPGPLPPSSHPASTNEPIVLED, from the exons ATGGCGGCCAACATGTACCGAGTGGGGG ATTACGTCTATTTTGAGAACTCCTCCAGCAATCCTTACCTGGTTAGAAGGATTGAAGAGCTCAACAAG ACTGCAAATGGAAACGTGGAGGCAAAGGTTGTGTGCCTTTTCCGGCGAAGGGACATTTCTAGTAGCCTCAACAGCCTGGCTGATAGTAATGCCA GGGAGTTTGAGGAGGAATCGAAGCAGCCAGGGGTGTCGGAACAGCAGCGACATCAACTGAAACACCGAGAGCTTTTTCTTTCTCGGCAATTCGAATCATTACCAGCCACCCACATAAG GGGGAAATGCAGTGTGACCCTCTTGAATGAAACAGACATCCTGAGCCAGTACCTGGAAAAGGAG gaCTGCTTTTTTTACTCACTGGTGTTTGACCCTATGCAGAAGACACTTCTAGCTGATCAGGGAGAGATCCGAGTTGGTTGCAAATACCAAGCTGAGATCCCAGATCGCCTGGCAGAGG GAGAATCTGATAATCGCAACCAACAGAAGATGGAGATGAAAGTCTGGGATCCAGACAACCCTCTCACAGACCGGCAGATTGATCAGTTTCTCGTGGTGGCCCG AGCTGTGGGGACCTTCGCAAGAGCCCTAGATTGCAGCAGCTCCATTCGGCAGCCAAGCCTGCACATGAGTGCAGCCGCCGCCTCCCGAGATATCACTCTG TTTCATGCGATGGATACGTTGCAGAGGAATGGCTATGACCTGGCTAAGGCCATGTCGACCCTGGTGCCCCAGGGCGGGCCAGTGTTGTGTCGGGATGAGATGGAGGAGTGGTCAGCCTCAGAGGCCATGCTGTTtgaagaggccctggagaagtACGGGAAGGATTTCAATGATATTCGCCAGGACTTT cTACCCTGGAAGTCACTGGCCAGCATAGTTCAGTTTTATTACATGTGGAAAACCACAGACCGATACATTCAACAG AAAAGATTGAAAGCTGCTGAAGCAGACAGCAAACTAAAACAAGTCTACATCCCTACCTA CACCAAACCAAACCCTAACCAGATAATCTCGGTGGGCTCAAAACCTGGCATGAATGGGGCTGGATTCCAAAAGGGCCTGACTTGTGAGAGTTGCCACA CCACACAGTCTGCCCAGTGGTACGCCTGGGGCCCACCCAACATGCAGTGCCGCCTCTGTGCTTCCTGTTGGATCTACTGGAAGAAGTACGGGGGACTGAAGACCCCAACTCAGCTTGAGGGGGCTGCTCGGGGCACCACA GAGCCACACTCGAGGGGTCATTTGTCCAGACCGGAAGCCCAAAGTCTCTCCCCCTATACAACCAGCGCCAACCGGGCCAAGCTGCTGGCTAAGAACAGGCAAACATTCCTGCTCCAGACCACAAAGCTGACCCGTCTTGCCAGACGCATGTGCAGGGACCTGTTACAGCCAAGGAGGGCTGCCCGACGACCCTATGCCCCTATCAATGCCAACGCCATCAAGGCAGAGT GCTCCATTCGACTTCCTAAGGCTGCCAAGACTCCACTGAAGATTCACCCTCTGGTGCGGCTGCCCCTGGCAACTATTGTCAAAGATCTGG tGGCCCAGGCACCTCTGAAACCAAAAACACCTCGGGGTACCAAGACACCGATCAACAGAAATCAGCTGACCCAGAACCGGGGACTGGGGGGCATCATGGTGAAACGGGCCTATGAGACT ATGGCAGGAGTTCCTTTCTCTGCCAATGGAAGGCCTCTGGCCTCAGGGATTCGCTCAAGCTCACAGCCAGCAGCCAAGCGTCAGAAACTCAACCCAGCTGATGCACCCAATCCTGTGGTGTTTGTGGCCACGAAAGATACCAG AGCCCTGCGGAAGGCTCTGACCCATCTGGAAATGCGGAGAGCTGCCCGCCGGCCCAATCTGCCCTTGAAGGTGAAGCCACCACTGATGGCAGTGCGGCCCCCTGGCCCTCTTCCTCCATCATCACATCCTGCCAGCACCAACGAGCCCATTGTCCTGGAAGATTGA
- the ROM1 gene encoding rod outer segment membrane protein 1, with protein MAPVLPLLLPLQPRIRLAQGLWLLSWLLVLVGGLTLLCSGHLLVQLWHLGTFLAPSCPFSALPQVALAASAVALGTGLVGSGASRASLDAEQYPPWRGVLGPLLVAGTAGGGGLLVLALGLALALPGTLDMGLEEGLGSALAHYKDTEVPGRCQAKRLLDELQLRHHCCGRHGYKDWFGIQWVSNRYLDPNDHDVVDRIQSNVEGLYLIDGVPFSCCNPHSPRPCLQSQLSDPHAHPLFDPRQPNLNLWSQGCHEVLLGHLQGLASTLGNMLAVTFLLQTLVLLGLRYLQTALEGLGGVIDGEGEAQGYLFPAGLKDMLKTAWLQGVGPHRPAPGEGPPEEPPKEGLPEA; from the exons ATGGCGCCGGTGCTGCCCCTGCTCCTGCCCCTCCAGCCCCGCATCCGTCTGGCGCAGGGGCTCTGGCTCCTCTCCTGGCTGCTCGTGCTGGTCGGTGGCCTCACCCTCCTCTGTAGCGGGCACCTCCTGGTCCAGCTGTGGCACCTTGGTACCTTCTTGGCTCCCTCCTGCCCATTCTCTGCCCTGCCCCAGGTTGCCTTGGCGGCCAGTGCAGTGGCTCTGGGCACAGGACTGGTGGGCTCAGGAGCTAGCCGGGCCAGTCTGGATGCAGAACAATACCCTCCCTGGCGAGGGGTCCTGGGCCCGCTGCTGGTGGCTGGCacagcggggggcggggggctcctgGTCCTTGCCCTGGGACTAGCCCTGGCTTTACCTGGGACTCTGGAcatggggctggaggagggcctggggtcTGCCTTGGCTCACTACAAGGACACAGAGGTGCCCGGACGCTGTCAAGCCAAACGGCTGTTGGATGAGCTGCAGCTGAGGCACCACTGCTGCGGCCGTCATGGCTACAAGGATTGGTTTGGAATCCAGTGGGTCAGCAACCGTTACCTGGATCCCAATGACCACGACGTGGTTGA CCGGATCCAGAGCAATGTGGAAGGCCTGTATCTGATTGATGGGGTCCCTTTCTCCTGCTGTAATCCCCACTCACCCAGACCTTGCCTGCAAAGCCAGCTCTCAGacccccacgcccaccccctCTTTGATCCCCGACAGCCCAACCTCAACCTCTGGTCCCAAGGATGCCACGAGGTGTTGCTGGGGCACTTGCAGGGGCTGGCAAGCACACTGGGCAACATGCTGGCTGTTACCTTCCTGCTGCAG ACTCTGGTACTTCTGGGCCTGCGGTACCTGCAGACGGCACTGGAGGGGCTCGGAGGAGTCattgatggggagggagaggcccAGGGCTACCTCTTTCCTGCTGGGCTGAAAGACATGCTGAAAACAGCTTGGCTGCAGGGAGTAGGGCCCCACAGGCCAGCACCTGGGGAGGGCCCCCCAGAAGAACCTCCCAAGGAGGGTCTACCTGAAGCCTAG
- the B3GAT3 gene encoding galactosylgalactosylxylosylprotein 3-beta-glucuronosyltransferase 3 — protein sequence MKLKLKNVFLAYFLVSIAGLLYALVQLGQPCDCLPPLRAAAEQLRQKDQRISQLQADLRRPPPAPAQPPEPEALPTIYVVTPTYARLVQKAELVRLSQTLSLVPRLHWLLVEDAEGPTPLVSGLLAASGLLFTHLAVLTPKAQRLREGEPGWVRPRGVEQRNRALDWLRRGGGAVGGEKDPPPPGTRGVVYFADDDNTYSRELFEEMRWTRGVSVWPVGLVGGLRFEGPRVQDGRVVGFHTAWEPNRPFPVDMAGFAVALSLLLAKPNARFDATAPRGHLESSLLSHLVDPKDLEPRAANCTRVLVWHTRTEKPKMKQEEQLQRQGRGSDPAVEV from the exons atgaagctgaagctgaagaacGTGTTCCTCGCCTACTTCCTGGTGTCGATCGCCGGCCTCCTCTACGCACTGGTGCAGCTCG GCCAGCCATGTGACTGCCTCCCTCCCCTGCGGGCAGCAGCGGAGCAGCTTCGGCAGAAGGATCAGAGGATCTCCCAGCTGCAAGCCGATCTCCGtcgcccaccccctgcccctgcccagccccctgaACCCGAGGCTCTGCCTACTATCTATGTTGTTACCCCCACCTATGCCAG GTTGGTGCAGAAGGCAGAGCTGGTGCGGCTGTCCCAGACCCTGAGCCTGGTGCCCCGGCTGCACTGGCTGCTGGTGGAGGATGCTGAGGGCCCCACCCCATTGGTCTCTGGGCTGCTGGCTGCCTCTGGCCTCCTCTTCACACACCTGGCGGTCCTCACCCCCAAGGCCCAGCGGCTCCGGGAGGGCGAGCCAGGCTGGGTTCGGCCCCGAGGTGTAGAGCAACGGAACAGGGCCCTGGACTGGCTCCGGAGAGGAGGGGGTGCTGTTGGGGGAGAGAAGGACCCACCCCCACCAGGTACCCGGGGAGTCGTGTACTTTGCTGACGATGACAACACCTACAGCCGGGAACTCTTTGAGGAG ATGCGCTGGACCCGTGGTGTCTCAGTGTGGCCTGTGGGGCTAGTGGGCGGCCTTCGATTCGAGGGCCCTCGCGTACAGGATGGCCGGGTTGTCGGTTTCCACACGGCCTGGGAGCCCAACAGGCCCTTCCCAGTGGATATGGCGGGATTTGCTGTTGCCCTGTCTTTGCTATTGGCTAAACCCAATGCCCGGTTTGATGCTACCGCTCCTCGGGGCCATCTGGAGAGCAGTCTCCTGAGCCACCTTGTAGATCCCAAGGACCTGGAGCCGCGGGCTGCCAACTGCACTCGG GTTCTGGTGTGGCACACGCGGACGGAGAAGCCCAAGATGAAGCAGGAGGAGCAGCTGCAGCGGCAGGGCCGCGGCTCAGACCCAGCTGTCGAGGTGTGA
- the EML3 gene encoding echinoderm microtubule-associated protein-like 3 isoform X1, producing MDGAGGPGEGPAQEALQSLSRRLQVQEKEMELVKAALAEALRLLRLQAPPTSLQDPGTLGPPRDSSPAAPPGLPPTCSPSLVSRGTQTEAEVEVEPSPGPPGLSNGPPAPPGGSEEPSGTQSEGGGSSSSGTGSPGPPGILRLAQPPQRTDTPRRNSSSSSPSERPRQKLSRKAASSANLLLRSGSTESRGGKDPLSSPGGPGSRRSNYNLEGISVKMFLRGRPITMYIPSGIRSLEELPSGPPPETLSLDWVYGYRGRDSRSNLFVLRSGEVVYFIACVVVLYRPGGGPGGPGGGGQRHYRGHTDCVRCLAVHPDGVRVASGQTAGVDKDGKPLQPVVHVWDSETLLKLQEIGLGAFERGVGALAFSVADQGAFLCVVDDSNEHMLSVWDCSRGTKLAEIKSTNDSVLAVGFNPRDSSSIVTSGKSHVHFWNWNGGTGIPGNGTLTRKQGVFGKYKKPKFIPCFVFLPDGDILTGDSEGNILTWGRSLSDSRTPGRGGAKETYGIVAQAHAHEGSIFALCLRRDGTVLSGGGRDRRLVQWGPGLVALQEAEIPEHFGAVRAIAEGPGSELLVGTTKNALLRGDLAQGFSPVIQGHTDELWGLCTHPFQNRFLTCGHDRQLCLWDGEGHALAWSIDLKETGLCADFHPSGAVVAVGLNTGRWLVLDTETREIVSDITDGNEQLSVVRYSPDGLYLAIGSHDNMIYIYSVSSDGAKSSRFGRCVGHSSFITHLDWSKDGNFIMSNSGDYEILYWDVAGGCKLLRNRYESRDREWATYTCVLGFHVYGVWPDGSDGTDINSLCRSHNERVVAVADDFCKVHLFQYPCARAKAPSLVYGGHGSHVTSVRFTHDDSHLISLGGKDASIFQWRVLGAGGTGPVPTTPSRTPSLSPASSLDV from the exons ATGGACGGGGCCGGGGGGCCCG GTGAGGGCCCGGCTCAGGAGGCCCTGCAGTCCTTGAGCCGGCGGCTTCAGgtgcaggagaaggagatggagcTGGTGAAGGCAGCCTTGGCAGAAGCTCTTCGCCTGCTGAGGCTGCAGGCGCCCCCCACCTCTTTGCAGGACCCTGGCACCCTGGGCCCTCCGAGGGACAG CAGCCCCGCAGCCCCCCCAGGACTGCCACCCACATGCAGCCCCTCCTTGGTGAGCCGAGGCACCCAGACGGAAGCAGAGGTGGAGGTGGAACCATCGCCTGGCCCCCCCGGGCTGAGCAACGGACCCCCAGCTCCTCCAGGGGGCAGTGAAGAACCTAGTGGGACCCAGTCTGAAGGagggggcagcagcagcagtggcacgGGCTCCCCTGGCCCCCCGGGGATCCTCAGGCTGGCTCAGCCCCCGCAGCGCACTGACAC GCCCCGGAGAAATTCTTCCTCCTCATCCCCCTCAGAACGGCCTCGCCAGAAACTCTCCCGGAAGGCAGCTTCCTCGGCCAACCTGTTATTGCGGTCAGGGAGCACAGAGAG CCGTGGGGGAAAAGACCCCCTCTCCAGCCCGGGAGGTCCTGGCTCTCGGAGGAGCAATTACAATTTAG AAGGCATCTCAGTGAAGATGTTCCTCCGAGGCCGCCCCATTACCATGTACATCCCGTCTGGCATCCGCAGCCTGGAGGAGCTGCCCAGCGGCCCACCCCCGGAGACCCTCAGCCTTGACTGGGT GTATGGGTACCGGGGTCGTGACTCGCGCTCTAATCTGTTCGTGCTGCGCTCTGGGGAGGTGGTCTACTTTATCGCCTGTGTGGTGGTGCTGTACCGGCCCGGGGGAGGCCCCGGGGGCCCTGGAGGTGGCGGCCAGAGACATTACCGGGGGCACACGGACTGCGTTCGATG CCTGGCTGTTCACCCTGATGGTGTGCGTGTAGCCTCAGGACAGACAGCCGGCGTGGATAAAGATGGAAAG ccCCTGCAGCCTGTGGTTCACGTCTGGGACTCCGAGACGCTGCTGAAGCTGCAGGAGATCGGACTGGGGGCCTTTGAGCGGGGTGTGGGGGCCCTGGCCTTTTCAGTTGCG GATCAGGGCGCTTTCCTCTGTGTGGTGGATGATTCCAACGAGCACATGCTGTCGGTGTGGGACTGCAGCCGGGGCACGAAGCTGGCTGAGATCAAG AGTACAAATGACTCAGTCCTCGCCGTTGGCTTCAACCCTCGTGACAGCAGCAGCATCGTCACCAGTGGGAAATCCCACGTCCACTTCTGGAACTGGAATGGTGGAACAGGGATTCCTGGGAATGGGACCCTCACCAGGAAACAGGGTGTCTTTGGG AAATACAAGAAGCCCAAGTTTATCCCCTGCTTCGTGTTCCTCCCGGATGGAGACATTCTCACTGGGGACTCAGAGGGGAACATCCTCACCTGGGGGCGGAGCCTCTCGGATTCCAGGACCCCAGGCAGGGGCGGGGCCAAAG AGACCTATGGGATTGTGGCCCAGGCCCACGCTCATGAAGGTTCCATCTTCGCCCTGTGTCTCCGGCGAGACGGGACTGTGCTGAGTGGTGGTGGGCGGGACCGCCGGCTGGTCCAGTGGGGGCCCGGGTTGGTGGCCCTTCAGGAGGCGGAG ATTCCTGAACACTTTGGGGCTGTGCGGGCCATTGCAGAGGGGCCTGGCTCTGAGCTGCTGGTGGGCACCACGAAGAATGCGTTGCTGCGGGGAGATCTGGcccagggcttctcccctgtaaTCCAG GGTCACACGGATGAGCTCTGGGGGCTCTGCACACATCCTTTCCAGAACCGTTTCCTCACCTGTGGCCATGACCGGCAGCTCTGCCTCTGGGACGGGGAGGGCCATGCGCTGGCCTGGAGCATCGACCTCAAG gaGACTGGTCTCTGTGCTGACTTCCACCCCAGTGGGGCAGTTGTGGCTGTAGGACTGAACacagggag GTGGCTGGTTTTGGACACAGAGACCAGAGAGATCGTGTCTGACATCACCGATGGCAATGAGCAGCTCTCAGTGGTTCGGTACAGCCCAG ATGGGTTGTACCTGGCCATCGGTTCCCATGACAACATGATCTACATCTATAGCGTTTCCAGTGATGGTGCCAAGTCCAGCCGTTTTGGCCGCTGTGTG GGTCACTCCAGCTTCATCACTCACCTTGACTGGTCCAAGGATGGGAACTTCATCATGTCCAATTCTGGGGACTATGAGATCCTTTACT GGGACGTGGCTGGAGGCTGTAAGCTGCTGAGGAATCGCTATGAGAGCCGAGACCGGGAGTGGGCCACCTACACCTGCGTGCTGGGCTTCCATGTCTACG GCGTGTGGCCAGATGGCTCGGATGGAACCGACATCAACTCCCTGTGCCGCTCCCACAACGAGCGCGTCGTGGCCGTTGCCGATGACTTCTGCAAAGTGCACCTCTTCCAGTACCCGTGCGCGCGCGCCAAG GCGCCGAGCCTTGTGTACGGTGGTCACGGCAGCCACGTGACCAGCGTCCGGTTCACGCACGACGATTCGCACCTCATCTCGCTGGGCGGCAAGGACGCCAGCATCTTCCAGTGGCGAGTGTTGGGCGCTGGGGGCACGGGGCCGGTGCCCACCACGCCCTCTCGAaccccctccctgtcccctgccTCCTCTCTTGACGTCTGA